The Nicotiana sylvestris chromosome 6, ASM39365v2, whole genome shotgun sequence genomic sequence GGCAAACCATGGAcaaggtccttctgaattagtttgttcagaagggAGAAGCTTTCATGGCCCAGTCTTCTTTGCCATAGTTCAGCATTATCATCAACAGCcttcagacaactcagatcaccactttgtaaggattcgaaatcaacaacatagatgttcttgtatcttttggccaccaaGACTATTTCACCAGTCACAAGGtcagtgactgtacatattttggacaagaactcCACTTTGTTTCCCTTATCGCAAATTTGAGAGACATTCAGGAGACTTTACTTAAGTctattgacatagtacacattttcaatagagtgagtgagtgacttctcaacttttccaactccaagaatgtacccctttttgccattgccaaaggatacactccctccttgcagagcttttagtgaaagaaagtttgTGGTGTTCCCAATCATGTGTTTCGAacatccactatccatgaaccattgttgaccacTTCCATTCACTGTTCCCTACACAAGAAAttaggagttagttttaggaacccaaacaagtttgggtcccttgtagtaaccaagaggatgaataagagctctcttagtccaaGCAGGTAATATGTGTTTTCTATGAGTGGAATCTGGTCCTTCTTTTGTGATCACAGTTTCAGCAGCCACTTTATCTTTTGGGACTGATTGATTCTTAGCCGGGAAACCTTCCTTGGAGTGCCCAGTGTTCCCATATTGGGTACGAGGCCAGTTGTCAGATGCAGTGTCGCTCTTACTGTAAAGGTTGTAAGGATCTTTCTTCCTTGGAAACCCTGCTCTCCGCCCTTTTTCACTATTATTAGTGAGCAAGGTAGTGGTGGCCTCTACGGACCAGGTCTACTTTAgagacttttcaagatcattcatTACTTTTTCTAGATTGGCTTGGATGAGCTCGTTTTTCTTAATTTCAGCACTCATCCTACATCTCAAGGCCTTCACCTCATCTTCAAGCCTAGAATATTCCTCACTTACTATATCCTATCCTCTTTCAGAGTTTTCAGGTTTTGACTCAGTCAAGGGCTTTGCTATTAGTTCCCTGTGATCAACAGTTTCTGCTAAGAGATCAGTCTTTTATTTTCAAAGAATTTCAATGGCCTTCTTTTGATCAGTGATTGCAGCCACTAAATCTTTTTTAATATGTTCAGATTCTTCTAGTTCTAAGAACAAGGAATCCCTATCCTCCGCAAGACTACAAAAGGCAGTAATTAAAACATCAGCTAAACACATGAGTttttttggagaataggatttcagatttttctgaacatctctaaAGTTTACCTCTTCATTGTCATTGTCTTCGTCATTGGctgattgagccatcaaagcaagTGTTGAGTCATATCCAATCTCCTCGCCTTCAACTGCCATCGTAGAACTATCATCAGTATTAGATTTATCTTGCtttacttgtgtagttccctAATAGGCTATTTGCAAAGTCTCCCATATTTCCTTGGCAGTATCGCATGTAGATACTCTATCATACTCTTTAGATTCCAAACCATATACcagaattttcttggcacgaaaattcttctccaTTGCTTTCTTGTCTGTTTCAGTGTATTCTCCACTGTTTTTTTTATTGAAAATGGAAATTCATTTAGTACCTTGATTGGAACAAACGAACCATCGCAGATAACATCCCAAAGCTTGCAATCCTCAGCCATGATGAAATCATGCATTCTAGCTTTCCACCACCAATAGCATTTTCCATCAAACTTCGGTGGGTGGTATatggattgaccttcttcaagaTTTAGTGGAGCCGtcatgaggatccttcctaggtgttaaccTGATAGGAGAAAcctactctgataccaattgttagcttATATGGGTCCTCCAAATCGTAGAGCacctggtcctctacaagttTCTGCTGAGTGCACTTAgtaaagcagtaagtaaatgaggcagaggatttttacgtggaaaaatcccgcataaggggatcaaaaaaccatgacctacacatgtaggcttttaactttactagcttgtaatcttacctattacaagccactttacaatactttctattgcaaaggatttactcaactaacttgtggtacctttaccacaagccactttgtgattatcctagttacaaaggctttttctaacttgtggtGCTATCACCACAAGCTACTTTGAAATTCTgcaattacaaagacttttctttgtgactaaatctagtcacaacctaAACTAAGCGAGTTTaaggatttacaagaggattcctaattaATATACTTCTAAGTAAGCGATTTAGGAGATatagtaagtacaataacaaggttacaactcaattAGGACAACAACAAtcaatcttttaggaactggtccgtagtggcgttcaaccttgttcttcaagcttgagaggatgatttttctgtttttgcaaaaggcttgaaaTGAGAAACAGAAACCTTCCAGTGATGTCTTTATATAAGGCTTCATcaggtacatcttgatcacatcacttgaagtgatgtgagtgctttgtttggttagagaatgagtgggctgaTAGTATAttgcagtgcggcagaaacaATGTCGTCAGTCACTTCAGTTCTAGCTGTGTCCAAATGACTCTATACTGCTACATAGGAACCACAGGagcatcaggtccttgtttggttcctagctcctgaatcTGTAGCAGTTCATCCTTAGCTGGGATCCGTTCCAGTTTGCAgcaatccaagtaggtcaggttccctatctggttcttatcagtaagtttgttagatcatcaaaacataaggtaagagtatttaagatctatcaacatagttctgattgatgagacacGGGGTGATGTTAATGAGATGCTGGAGGTTTGGAGGTAGACCTTGgggtctaagggtttcaagttgagtaggaccaaaacagaatacttggagtgcaagtttaaCAACGTTACATAGGAAGCGGACATGGAGCTGAAGCTTGATACACAAGTTatccccaagagaggtagtttcaagtaccttggatctaTAATACAAGGTAAGGGGAGATTGGGGAGGATGTCACGTACCGTATCAGAGTTGGTTGGACAAAGTGGAGGCTTACTTCCGGTGTCTTATGTGATAAAAAATGTGACGCTCAGACTTAAAGGTAGGTTCTACAAAGTTGTAGTTAGATCGACTATGTTGTATGGTAGAGTGTTGGCCGGTCAAGAACACTCGTGTCCAGAAGATAAAAATAGCTAAGAAGAGGATGTCAAGGTGGATGCGTGGGCATACCGAATTGgataagattaagaatgaagTTATTTGGGATAAGGTAGGAGTGACTTTTGTGGAGGAAAAGATGCGGGAGGCTAGGTtaagatggttcgggcatgttaagaggagaagTATAGAAGCCCAGTCAGAAGGTGCGAAAGGTTAGCCTTAGTGGGTATTAGGAGGAATAGAGGTAGGCTTAAGAAGTCTTGGGGCGAGGTTATTAGGCGGGACATGGCGCAGTTGGAGTTGATtgaggacatgaccctagatAGGAGGGTGTAGAGGTTGACGATTAGGGTAGAAGACTAGTTGGTAGTCGAGTGTATCTCTTTGTCGTTCCTAGTTCACTAGCATTAATGTTAGTATGATATCCTTTTATTCATAGATTGCTATTATTACCTAGATTTTAACTGCTTTCTTGGCTttaatatttttatcttgttGTCATTACTTTTTTCATTCGTTCTCCGGCCgagagtctatcggaaacaacctttcTGTCcttctagggtaggggtaaggctgcgtacatctcACCCTCTCCACACCTCACTTGTAGGAAAATACTGggcttgttgttgttattgttattgttattgtataCTTTAAAATTTTAATGCGAgagtacaataacaacaacccagtaaaatcccatataacccagtaaaatcccacaaataAGGTATGTGAAGGGTAGAATGTAGAGAAGTTGGTTCGATACACCCTTTGCACGAAAATACTTATATAGGCCAACTCCTCTTGACGGttatttccacacttcctttcccttcccctttccctCTTCTTGTTTTCTCCgctctcttcttcttccccccTCCTTTATATATCCTTCACTCCCTCTGTAATTCAATCACATTCATATTCATATCCATCAATTTTTCCTTAATAAATCTTTCCCCCAAACATGGCTACCTCTTTTTCTGCTACAAAACTCTTACAACCTTTGCCTCCTCTAAACTCCAGTGCCAGATCCACTGATAAGAATACCCTTATGAGTAATCAGTTTAAAGACAGCTCCTTTTTTCTTGGATCAACCCATAAACTCTCTTTAAAAAAACCCTTTTTGCCTCCTCACTCACAACGTCGATCCAAACCTGTTTTTGCTGTTTCCGAGGTTGTAAAAGACAAGAAGCTCAAAAATGATTCCTCCCTCTCCAATCTGGTACTTGCATTTTCCTTATTCTTATCGTAATTTATGTTTTTCTTGTCTTATGAGCTCATTTTTTTCTATTGGGTCATGCTTGCTTGGATCATTGGGTGTTTTGAAGTGGTTTTTCTGTTGATTTAGTGCTTATTTTTCATTGAATTTGTTGTATGATTGAAGGTGTTTGATCGGACACGGAGTTTAGAAAGAAGGCTTTTGAAATTTGGAGTCTAAAACATGCGGTGGAATTTCTGTGGCTACAAAATAtcaaagtttaaagttaaattgtttatAAATCATCTCCAGCCTGTTACTTgcattttcctaatttttaacaAACTTGATGTTAATTTTTGCTGTTATAAGCTCATTTTTTTCAGTTGTGTCATGCTTGCTTAAATCGCTGTTGTGTTTTGAGTAATTATATTTGTGTAGAATTTCAGGTATTTGTAACTAAGACATCATATCTTTGTAGGATTCTCATAGTATAAGGGGGGTAagtgtttgattttaaaatacatGGGTATGGCTGCAACTGAGTCATATTACAAGGGTGTTATATGATATCATTCTTTTCGGCAGAGACTAAAACGTAATGTGAGTCACATGAATTGTGACAGAGGGagtatcatttaaattgtgtGAGTTCGGATGGGTTTATTAactttttgagaaaaaaaaattacataGTATGAAACTACATAAAGTAATAACTTTCacattaatttaaatattttccAATAAATTGTAGTCAATGAGGTATGGAGTACGGGAGTGGAAGCATATACTCTGAACGTGAATTTTGATGTTGGTTTATAATGTCTTGAAACGGAATTTACATTGTTCGAAACTACATAAACTAATATATGTCAAAGGTTTATGTAatataaaatatttaaacttgttccaaacaATTGTAGTCAAGAAAAGTTGTGATAAGCTCTACAAAATGTAATAGTATCATATACAATGGGACTAAGGGggtagttttctttttcttttttgtgtgaATTCACTTCACTGAAAGTGTTTCAAGCTTTTATAAGTTATAAATTTTAACTCAATTTTATGTGTGTGTTGTCCCATCTAGTTAATTACCAAAGAGGAAGGATTGGAGTTGTACGAGGACATGGTTCTTGGAAGAGCCTTTGAGGACATGTGTGCCCAAATGTATTACAGGGGAAAAATGTTTGGTTTTGTGCATTTGTACAATGGCCAAGAAGCAGTCTCCACTGGCTTCATTAAGCTATTGAAGAAAGAGGACTCAGTGGTTAGCACTTATCGTGATCACGTCCACGCGTTGAGCAAAGGGGTTCCGGCACGTCAAGTGATGAGCGAGCTCTTTGGGAAGACCACTGGCTGTTGCAGAGGCCAAGGTGGTTCCATGCACATGTTCTCGAAAGAACACAACGTTCTAGGCGGTTTCGCTTTCATTGGTGAGGGTATCCCTGTGGCGACAGGTGCTGCCTTCACTAGCAAGTATAAAAGGGAGGTACTGAAAGAGGCAGACTGTGATCACGTAACTATGGCCTTCTTTGGTGATGGAACTTGCAACAATGGCCAGTTCTTTGAGTGCTTGAACATGGCTGCACTATGGAAGTTGCccattatttttgttgttgagaACAATTTGTGGGCAATTGGCATGTCCCACTTGAGGGCAACTTCTGATCCTGAAATTTGGAAGAAAGGTCCTGCCTTCGGGATGCCTGGGGTTCACGTTGATGGCATGGATGTGTTGAAGGTGAGGGAGGTAGCAAAGGAAGCTGTTGCACGAGCTAGGAGAGGCGACGGTCCCACTCTTGTTGAGTGTGAGACCTACCGGTTTAGAGGACACTCTTTGGCTGATCCAGATGAGCTTCGTGACCCTGGTGAGCGTTCTAATCCTCTTCTTCTGTATAGTTGTTTAACTCTGTCCAGTTTTGCTTATTTTCCTTTTCCCTAATCCACTCAGCTTTGTGTCTAATTTTTACTGCTGCTACTGGAGTTAGTAAAACCAGAGTCTGGCTTTAGCATACGTTTTCAAATTGTTGAATGTATTAACTGTTGCATGCTATTTATATGCTATTATTCTATTACATAAAACTCAGGTAGCTTTTCTGAAGACTGGTGAAATGTGGTTTCGCTACACTTTGACCCTTTTTTTGTGGTGGTGTGCTCTTCAACTACTATACTAGCTTGAGCTTTCTTAGCATATCAGTATATGTCAAATAATATTTGAGAACTTCATATTTCATCACGAGAAATGCTTTTCATTGATGAATTGTCACAGAAGTACCATATCGGTCCTTGTCTGTGGAAGTGCATTGGGTTGTTACAACAAATGTACACATAGATCTGTAAATAATTGAAATAGTCGAAAATTTAATTGAATTGTTGGGTAGTACAAAAATGAACCTGTTTGAACTTTACCGGGCGTCAATGTGCTTATAAGGTGACGGAATGCAGAATCTTTTGAATATTACTGGCTGTAGTAAGAAACCAAAATAGTGAATAACATGATAAATGTTGATCATGTTGGAAAttgaatattttttgaaaatattgaaATAGTAATGCATAAGCAATGTGAGAAGAACCATTATGCTGCATTTTGATCATGTAGGAGATTGACAAATTTGTGTGCAATGTGAGAAGAACCATTATGCTGAATTTTGATCATGTTCGCCCTTTGATCTTTATCGCCTCCATTTAAGAcaaaataatatatgtatatacgAGTCTTTGAGGGTCACCCCTATCCTCTATATTGCGAAAGAGGTATatccaaaattaaattaaacaaaAAGATACTTAAATAACTAGCCGCTGAATTCTGTTATCTTGTGCTGTTGTATGTTAGCCAATGATTTCATTTATTTGACCTTAATCTGTTTATCTTGGAAGCTGAAAAGAACCATTATGCTGCCCGAGATCCTATCAGTGCCTTGAAGAAGTATATGTTTGAGAACAACCTAGTCAATGAAGCAGAGTTGAAGGCCATTGATAAGAGGATTGATGAGCTGGTTGAAGATGCTGTTGAGTTTGCAGATGAAAGCCCTCATCCTGTTCGTAGCCAGCTGCTAGAGAACGTATTTGCCGATCCAAGGGGCTTTGGAATTGGGCCTGATGGAAGGTACAGATGTGAGGATCCCAAGTTCACTGAAGGCACTGCTCATGTCTAGGTCGCAAGGCGCTATCAGTAATTGATTATATCAGGTTTCTTTTATTTAGTGATTACTAATCGCACTTCTACATATGTCTTGGTGTCTTTCGTATTAGAAAAATTGGTACTAAGGTACTTTATTGTTTCAATTTATCTCAGGGTTTTGTCTTCGGTTTTTACTTTCATATAGTTTTCAAGTTGTACTATATCATGAACAACAAAATCTGAAAGGCCTCGCTTGCTTTTCACTTTCATTGCTTATGAATCTCTAGTTTCTTGGTGGATTGGCATGATTGTTTTCTTTGCTGGTTGAAACTTTTAATGTCAAGCCTACAGTCTAGTATAGTGGGATTTACTTCTTAAGAGTTAAGAGGGGAATTGGcttataaaacaacaacaacaacaacaacaacaaacccggTGAATTccaacaagtggggtctggggagggtgagatgtacgcagccttacccctaccctggaggGCGGGAATTGGCTTATAAAAAAGTGATATTTCCTTATGAGGAAGGATTATACGGGATGTTGATCCATAACTCCTATTTCCAAGGTTTTATACTTCAAATTGTTCTGCAGATCCAAAGTGCAATTAGATTTGCTTTGCGTGATCTCTTCTTAGAAAGTCCGTCAGTCTTGTTCATCGATGAGCTGATGTGATTAAAAGGGGTTCCTATAATCGCGTGTTTAAGCATAAGCTGTGGAACTTTAAGAACAATTTGGAAGCCTTCAAGTGATTGTTGTGTAACAATAGAATAACCTCTATCCTCTTGGAGATTTGTACTTACTTTCTGCAAGTGCAGAAAACATGCAGATTAACTACAAGAAGAATTAGAAAGACTTTGTGAATTATAAATGGTAACATCCATAGTAGAATTAAACTCTTTTCAAAACATGTTAAATGGTATTTTCCAAttacataaaaaaataaaaatgtcattgAAGAAACTTTAATAGTCTTTACATATTTTCCCTCTAGTTTTATACCTTACCTTTTCCCGTGGCCATGGCAAAAGTCACAGTTCTAAGTAAATGTATGCTCTATATGATGTGACTGCCCTAAAAAAAATGTATCTTACATAATCATATTTATCATTTGTAGTAGAAAATAACTTTGCAAATATCACACATATTTTGTTGTACCCGCAGCTCCTCATGCTTCAGTGTCTTCTTCCATgattagacatagatgaaatgGCACTCGTTGTAACCtgagaaaatatttataattATGTATATAATTATGTATATGATTAGACATAGTGTATATAATTATGTATTATCATAAAACCATGTTTATGAATTGAGTCTCACTTGGATCAACGGTAACAAGCATGGCGACGCCTCCAAATTCACAAGTTCCTCCAGCTTGTTTAGTCTTTTGCCAGTAGCTATTAAAAGCGTAAGAAGCATGAGAAAGTACAGTATTTGGCTGAAAGCACACCCCATTTTGTTCTATGGCCTCACAACCAGCCCCAGAACCACATGCATAGTCCATTGCCTGCTGAAGTAAGACTTCTGGTACTGTTGGCTTTGCTACACACCAAACAGCATTCTCTGGTTTCTTATAAGGCGGTATTGGTGCCGATGGATGAGTCATCGGTGGTGGGATAATCGCTGGTGGTTTAGGTGCATAATAGGGTGGAGTTTGTGTACTTGGAGATGTCACAGAACctaaaggaggaggaggagggtaTATGCAGTATGGTGGATTGTTTACTGGGGTTTTTGCTTCAGTTAGCTGTAATAGTAAATGATTGTGTAACACTAAACCATGTGGTTTCTTGACACTGTCTGCATTGTTGACAAGAACAAAAGAAATTGACAGTAACACTATTagatttaacttatatacactAACGAGTAAATGGCTTTTACAGTATTAGTACAATTTAACCGGTTATAGCAagttattattctatttttataGAGTATAAGTTCTATGCATCGACGATGTAAAAAAATCTATATCATCAGGTCACTTAAAAGGCAATTGCAGGTAATTCTTTCTGCAAACATAAATTGGTAACCTTAGGAAAATAGGAAGCAGTCTATTATGATAGATCAATAATAGATCAAATATACTGATAGTGTAGGAAATTCTTTAGACTATCAgagtatataacttaaatcctttTTCATATTGCAATATTAGGCTTAACATGAAGTGTTACATATTGTCATAGGTCAACTTAATACTATTAATCTACATAAATACAAGCTCAATGCAATAATAATATTAATCTCATGAAGGGGTAGTGCAGCAGAATAAAATTAGTACTGTATGCTAACTTACCACATAGACCAAAAGGGGTTGAGGCTAGCAATAGAATTGTTTGTAAGGAAAGAATGTAGCATCTCATATTGTTGTTTCTTGAATTCATTATAACAATGAATAGTGGATATGCTTGTCTTGTTGCCAAGTTTCCTTGTTGTATATGTCTTAGCCATTCTAAGAGCCTTGTCAGCTGAATTTGAACTTTTATTTAGAATAAGAAGAGAGTGGGGCCAAAAATAGAGGCCTTAAAGCAAAGTGTGTGGGACTAGCCAACAGATAAAATTCTTGAAGTAGTGGAATGAAATTCTTATTGCAAAGTGATCAATTGTGCAGCCCGGTGCATAAGGTATTCTCTGTTCACGCAGGGTCTGGGAAAGGACTGCACtccaaggggtgtgatgtagacaacctaccctaatgcaagtatTAATAACTGCTTCTACGGATCGAATCTATAACCTATAGGTCACGCGAAGACAACTTTGCCGTTGCTCCAAGACTCCCTTCCAAACTGAAGCTCaactatcttttttttttggttggaaaATATGGTGTTTTGTGCTTATGgtttcttgagctgagggtctattCGAGACAATCTCTCTATCTTCGCAAGGTAGGAGTAAGCCCAGACCCCACGGTGTGtgataatattttttatgttgttgttgttggaaaaTATGTTGTTTGACCAGCTTGTGTCCATCTCGACTAATTTGTTGGGTATCTGCTTTCACCAGCACAGATACCGAGTACTTTGTGCATCAAAACTTAGTGGATGGAAAGATATTAGTCCCTTGTCAAACTATTTTGTGAAATTAGGACTTTCGTCCGTTTTTTGGTCTTTACATATGGTTTGCTTTTCTAACCAGAATATGTGTTTTCTTGTGATAAGCAAAAGAGAGAAGGGGCAAAAAATATACTACTTGCTTTGGAATCTTCCTTTTGCTTGGAAAGTACTCAAAAGATCAGACTCGTGCATCACTCTTTCAAAGTTTTATCTCTGGAAACAACTTAAGCTTCT encodes the following:
- the LOC104240579 gene encoding pyruvate dehydrogenase E1 component subunit alpha-3, chloroplastic-like yields the protein MATSFSATKLLQPLPPLNSSARSTDKNTLMSNQFKDSSFFLGSTHKLSLKKPFLPPHSQRRSKPVFAVSEVVKDKKLKNDSSLSNLLITKEEGLELYEDMVLGRAFEDMCAQMYYRGKMFGFVHLYNGQEAVSTGFIKLLKKEDSVVSTYRDHVHALSKGVPARQVMSELFGKTTGCCRGQGGSMHMFSKEHNVLGGFAFIGEGIPVATGAAFTSKYKREVLKEADCDHVTMAFFGDGTCNNGQFFECLNMAALWKLPIIFVVENNLWAIGMSHLRATSDPEIWKKGPAFGMPGVHVDGMDVLKVREVAKEAVARARRGDGPTLVECETYRFRGHSLADPDELRDPAEKNHYAARDPISALKKYMFENNLVNEAELKAIDKRIDELVEDAVEFADESPHPVRSQLLENVFADPRGFGIGPDGRYRCEDPKFTEGTAHV
- the LOC104240578 gene encoding major pollen allergen Ole e 10-like; this translates as MNSRNNNMRCYILSLQTILLLASTPFGLCDSVKKPHGLVLHNHLLLQLTEAKTPVNNPPYCIYPPPPPLGSVTSPSTQTPPYYAPKPPAIIPPPMTHPSAPIPPYKKPENAVWCVAKPTVPEVLLQQAMDYACGSGAGCEAIEQNGVCFQPNTVLSHASYAFNSYWQKTKQAGGTCEFGGVAMLVTVDPSYNECHFIYV